The proteins below come from a single Holdemania massiliensis genomic window:
- a CDS encoding glycosyltransferase family 4 protein, with product MKLLFYISTIRGGGAGRVLINLANYMVSTGHNVCFVTNFPSEEDYCLDDRVDRRNVEKFEGEYKKINQNPVRIFALRKIMKEVNPDVCLSFMGENNVRLLLANILLKKKCIVSVRNDPNKEYCSLPLRILAKILYCKADGIVFQTEDAKSWFSHKIQGKSQIIMNAVDERFFKINLDENRMNIVAVGRLSGQKNFMMLIRAYSRIAGLIQDDLLIYGEGSLHDEIQEKIDEYGLHDRIHLMGTTADVPGVLKKAKAFVMSSDYEGMPNALMEALAVGVPSISTDCPCGGPRMLIKNGYNGILVPVGDSDKLAEAMKRILENAALANEFSKNAKNGANEFRSDKIFKCWQKYIEGIMNT from the coding sequence ATGAAATTACTATTTTATATCAGTACTATCCGTGGCGGTGGGGCAGGAAGGGTTTTAATAAATCTTGCAAATTATATGGTGTCAACGGGGCACAATGTCTGCTTCGTTACTAATTTTCCTTCCGAAGAAGACTATTGCCTAGACGATAGAGTAGATAGAAGAAATGTCGAAAAATTTGAAGGTGAGTACAAAAAGATCAACCAAAATCCTGTTCGTATTTTTGCATTGAGAAAAATTATGAAGGAAGTCAATCCGGATGTTTGCTTAAGTTTCATGGGAGAAAATAATGTCCGTTTACTTCTTGCCAATATTTTACTCAAAAAGAAATGCATTGTTTCCGTACGAAATGATCCAAATAAAGAATACTGTTCTCTGCCGCTAAGAATACTTGCAAAAATACTATATTGCAAAGCGGATGGAATTGTTTTTCAAACAGAGGATGCGAAAAGTTGGTTTTCTCATAAAATACAAGGAAAATCTCAAATTATTATGAACGCAGTCGATGAACGTTTTTTCAAGATAAATCTGGATGAAAACAGAATGAATATTGTGGCGGTTGGTAGACTTTCCGGTCAGAAGAATTTTATGATGCTGATAAGAGCCTACAGCCGTATTGCGGGGTTGATCCAGGATGACTTGCTTATCTACGGAGAAGGAAGCCTGCATGATGAGATTCAGGAAAAAATAGATGAATACGGCTTGCATGACCGTATTCATCTGATGGGCACCACCGCTGATGTGCCGGGTGTACTAAAAAAGGCTAAGGCTTTTGTAATGTCCTCTGATTATGAGGGAATGCCAAATGCTTTAATGGAGGCACTGGCTGTTGGTGTACCATCTATTTCGACAGATTGTCCTTGTGGAGGTCCCAGAATGCTGATAAAGAATGGATATAATGGCATATTGGTTCCGGTTGGTGATTCTGATAAGCTTGCAGAAGCTATGAAACGAATACTTGAAAATGCGGCACTTGCGAACGAATTCAGCAAAAATGCAAAAAATGGAGCCAATGAGTTTAGATCTGATAAAATATTTAAATGCTGGCAGAAATACATTGAAGGGATTATGAACACATGA
- a CDS encoding AAA family ATPase, producing the protein MAGDLKHPVVLDFFGLPGCGKSTVSHMLADKLRESGYKVYEPSYDLDHNFSSFMRKIFKLEQYIRYSVFHPAKSKRISDLVKDNGYVAFAEKLSQCINITTKLTAIKNAKCDYIIFDEGLLQAAISLSFGTGDQHEVTSNYNKILSVDGSQLEVKSVYMQIGTETVLRRLEQRGERNSRVDKETDSEKRKQIIESFQSLCESVTKCCAIKVNAEISRTEAVTELMESLYNGV; encoded by the coding sequence ATGGCAGGTGATTTAAAACATCCGGTTGTGTTGGACTTTTTTGGATTGCCCGGTTGTGGAAAAAGTACAGTATCTCATATGTTGGCAGATAAGCTGAGAGAAAGCGGATATAAGGTATATGAGCCGAGTTATGATCTTGATCACAATTTTAGTTCGTTCATGAGGAAGATATTTAAACTTGAACAGTATATTAGGTATTCTGTTTTTCACCCAGCAAAATCTAAAAGGATATCTGATTTGGTGAAGGATAATGGCTATGTAGCCTTTGCTGAAAAACTATCTCAATGTATTAACATTACAACAAAACTCACGGCAATAAAAAACGCAAAGTGTGATTATATTATATTTGACGAAGGCTTGCTACAGGCAGCAATTTCTCTATCCTTTGGAACTGGAGACCAGCATGAAGTGACTTCAAATTATAATAAAATTTTATCTGTAGATGGATCGCAACTAGAAGTTAAATCTGTATATATGCAAATAGGAACGGAAACCGTATTGAGAAGGTTAGAACAACGCGGCGAAAGGAATTCCCGGGTAGATAAGGAAACAGATTCAGAGAAAAGAAAACAAATTATTGAGTCTTTTCAATCATTGTGTGAATCTGTGACCAAGTGCTGTGCAATCAAAGTAAATGCAGAGATATCGCGGACTGAAGCAGTTACGGAATTGATGGAAAGTCTGTATAATGGAGTGTAA
- a CDS encoding glycosyltransferase family 4 protein: MERYAVITVLDNLSETSMPWNEFVLYRHNQDKDLKQYVIVCDSAKIINSIPEDLDITFTGFNSKAIRQTMKRILSECKASQLDFIVHLHQSKSAAYFNLATFFSGYAKKTLFTVHSQFPAYNLQNKIASLFNALHAKRINNVSATSYTAYPGLVKKLKGSRITYIENGVDIDRIDHIISNHKIKKCRRKRFVYVARMIPLKRHEFMIDVFHDINLDYELVLIGAEDPNGKIRNLIQAYGMSDKVVLTGLIPREELFTLLADSDVYVSTSSIEGLPVSVLEAMAVRLPAVVSDIDPHKEILRACDAIDILPFDKAMWVQKIKEIIQTSDDVLEERGAKCRDAVVATFSLKAMHQRYYAEYEKLLR, encoded by the coding sequence ATGGAAAGGTATGCTGTTATTACGGTGCTTGACAATCTGTCAGAGACAAGTATGCCGTGGAATGAATTTGTTTTGTATCGTCACAATCAAGATAAGGATCTCAAACAGTATGTAATTGTGTGTGATTCAGCAAAAATTATCAATAGCATACCTGAGGATTTAGATATTACTTTCACCGGATTTAATTCGAAAGCAATTAGGCAAACAATGAAGCGAATATTGTCTGAATGTAAGGCTTCACAACTTGATTTTATTGTCCACTTGCATCAGAGCAAGTCAGCTGCCTATTTTAATTTAGCTACTTTTTTCTCTGGATATGCAAAGAAAACGTTATTTACTGTTCATAGTCAATTTCCAGCATATAATTTGCAGAACAAAATAGCGAGCTTATTTAATGCTTTGCATGCTAAACGCATAAATAATGTAAGCGCTACCTCATATACGGCATACCCGGGTTTAGTGAAAAAACTAAAGGGTAGTCGAATAACTTACATAGAAAATGGCGTTGACATTGATCGAATAGATCATATTATTTCAAATCACAAAATAAAAAAATGCCGAAGAAAACGCTTCGTTTATGTCGCACGAATGATACCACTGAAAAGGCATGAATTTATGATCGATGTTTTCCATGACATCAACCTGGATTATGAATTAGTGCTGATTGGTGCAGAAGACCCAAACGGAAAAATTAGAAATTTAATACAAGCGTATGGAATGAGCGACAAGGTGGTTTTGACCGGGTTGATTCCAAGAGAAGAATTGTTCACATTATTGGCAGATTCGGATGTATATGTGTCAACATCTTCCATAGAAGGACTGCCTGTGAGCGTTTTGGAGGCGATGGCAGTAAGGCTGCCTGCTGTTGTTTCTGATATTGATCCACATAAAGAAATCCTTAGAGCGTGTGATGCGATTGATATATTACCGTTTGATAAAGCCATGTGGGTACAGAAAATCAAAGAGATTATACAAACAAGTGATGATGTACTAGAAGAACGTGGTGCAAAGTGCAGAGATGCTGTTGTCGCCACCTTCTCGTTGAAAGCTATGCATCAAAGGTATTATGCAGAATACGAGAAGCTACTGAGATAA
- a CDS encoding acyltransferase, translating into MKISVIIKEIRRRIKGSFCIVKEQGMIVESGVTVMGDVRFGSEPYLITLRKNCRISGNVTLVNHDGDTWAFRHSDSKYSDVIKYGRIEVGEYSFVGTGSIIMPGVKIGKNCVIGAGSVITHDIPDETVAVGVPARPICSVGEYAGKA; encoded by the coding sequence ATGAAAATATCAGTAATAATAAAAGAAATTCGCAGAAGAATCAAAGGATCATTTTGTATAGTTAAGGAACAAGGGATGATTGTTGAAAGTGGTGTAACTGTTATGGGGGATGTTCGTTTCGGTTCGGAACCCTATTTAATTACACTTCGTAAAAACTGCAGAATATCAGGCAACGTTACTTTGGTCAACCATGACGGTGATACATGGGCTTTTCGTCACAGCGACAGTAAGTATTCGGATGTGATTAAATACGGTAGAATAGAAGTCGGCGAATATTCATTTGTTGGCACCGGTAGTATCATCATGCCCGGTGTTAAGATTGGAAAAAACTGTGTTATTGGTGCAGGAAGCGTTATTACACATGATATTCCTGATGAAACAGTGGCTGTTGGAGTGCCTGCGAGGCCAATTTGTAGTGTTGGGGAATATGCAGGGAAAGCCTAA
- a CDS encoding glycosyltransferase codes for MKTKLLIVLGGFEIGGAQNMVYELLRCIDRTVYEVDVLCYGKQLDNDLSNKIEQIQSVRYLGVKEKITPKIIVRVLNEISRYKPDVVHAHLGGTIFAVLWGILHHKPVVVTAHTKPEKAFSKAILPFLRIGLKAHIVKLVAVSRENQNLLTKYFNLESNKCEFVNNGINLGRYYKKEHEHFTFINVGRQDDNKNQAVIIRCFAKIHNEYPHVMLYLVGDGNRHNDLIYEVKDLELTDNIIFSGNVGNTEDYYAIADCYVQSSHREALPLTALEAMATGLPLVSTNVGGMKDIISNQNGFLIDDNNEEFLYTAMKAMVEMPQEKLTSMGNESLKKIDEYSSEKMAKRYEEIYSQRRQRNGR; via the coding sequence ATGAAAACAAAATTGCTGATTGTACTGGGAGGATTTGAGATTGGCGGTGCTCAAAATATGGTTTATGAGTTGCTTAGATGTATTGACAGGACGGTTTATGAAGTTGATGTCTTGTGTTACGGAAAGCAGCTCGACAATGATTTAAGCAACAAAATTGAACAGATTCAAAGCGTTAGATATCTTGGTGTAAAAGAGAAAATAACGCCTAAGATAATTGTTAGAGTCTTGAATGAAATCAGCCGTTATAAACCCGATGTTGTTCATGCACATTTGGGAGGGACGATTTTTGCTGTTCTTTGGGGAATATTGCACCATAAACCGGTTGTTGTGACTGCACATACTAAACCTGAAAAAGCATTTTCCAAAGCAATCCTTCCTTTTTTGAGGATAGGATTGAAAGCACATATAGTTAAGCTAGTCGCAGTTTCAAGAGAAAACCAAAACCTATTGACGAAGTACTTCAATTTAGAATCAAATAAATGCGAGTTTGTCAATAACGGAATAAATCTAGGAAGATATTATAAAAAGGAACATGAACATTTCACGTTCATAAATGTAGGACGGCAGGACGATAACAAAAATCAAGCGGTGATTATTCGTTGTTTTGCTAAAATACATAATGAATATCCACATGTTATGCTGTATCTTGTTGGAGACGGCAATAGGCATAATGATCTTATATATGAGGTAAAGGATTTAGAGCTCACTGACAATATTATTTTTTCCGGGAATGTTGGCAATACCGAGGATTACTATGCCATTGCAGATTGCTATGTACAATCTTCTCACAGAGAAGCTCTGCCGCTGACTGCATTGGAAGCGATGGCAACTGGACTGCCTCTAGTTTCAACAAATGTGGGAGGGATGAAAGACATAATTTCAAATCAAAATGGTTTTCTGATTGACGACAATAATGAAGAATTCTTGTATACAGCAATGAAAGCAATGGTTGAAATGCCACAGGAGAAATTAACTTCAATGGGAAATGAGTCCCTAAAAAAGATTGATGAATACTCTTCGGAAAAGATGGCGAAAAGATACGAAGAAATATATTCCCAAAGGAGGCAGCGTAATGGCCGATGA
- a CDS encoding glycosyltransferase family 4 protein, with product MSRDKPLIALLTNNDDDVYCFRKELIDGILGEGYEMLISCPYGEKFELMQDYQYIYDDPIIDRRGTNVVADFKLLKHYRKLFKKHKPDVVLTYTAKPGVYGSIAARTCGIPYINNVTGFGSVLHKTRLMRSFIMGLFKFAYRGAECIMFQNSTNMKLAQESGMVKGECKLIPGSGVALERYPVQDYPDGGNGLAGETVRFNYFGRVMHDKGVDDYIECAKRIKAKYPNTEFNMYGFIEPTESHYDVELKKLGEQGIIFYHGSQKDVKPFITRAHAIIHPSTYGEGMSNVLLENASSGRPLITTDNPGCKETVDKGKSGFIYHGGNVDELVETVEKFLNMQNEERKAMGLVGRAKVGKEFSRQIVVKAYLEKIGEILANSQ from the coding sequence ATGAGTAGGGATAAACCTTTAATTGCATTACTTACAAATAATGACGACGATGTGTACTGTTTCCGCAAGGAATTGATTGACGGCATCCTCGGAGAGGGATATGAAATGCTCATTTCCTGTCCGTATGGTGAGAAATTCGAACTGATGCAGGATTATCAGTATATATATGATGACCCGATCATCGACCGTCGAGGAACGAATGTTGTAGCAGACTTCAAGCTGCTTAAACATTATAGAAAGCTTTTCAAAAAACATAAGCCCGATGTCGTTTTGACATACACAGCAAAGCCTGGCGTATATGGAAGTATCGCTGCAAGAACTTGTGGTATTCCGTACATCAACAATGTAACTGGCTTTGGTAGTGTCCTGCATAAGACTAGGCTTATGCGTAGTTTTATTATGGGACTTTTCAAATTTGCCTATCGTGGTGCTGAATGTATCATGTTCCAAAACTCCACGAACATGAAGTTAGCGCAAGAATCTGGAATGGTCAAGGGTGAATGTAAGCTGATACCCGGTTCTGGTGTTGCACTCGAACGTTACCCTGTTCAGGACTATCCAGATGGAGGGAATGGTCTTGCGGGAGAAACTGTGCGTTTTAATTACTTCGGTCGTGTGATGCATGATAAAGGTGTGGATGACTACATTGAGTGTGCCAAGAGAATTAAGGCGAAATATCCAAACACAGAATTCAATATGTACGGATTTATTGAGCCTACAGAATCACACTACGATGTGGAATTGAAGAAACTTGGAGAGCAAGGCATTATTTTTTATCATGGTAGCCAGAAGGATGTAAAGCCATTTATAACTCGTGCTCATGCGATTATTCATCCTTCCACTTATGGTGAGGGAATGTCGAATGTACTTCTTGAAAATGCAAGTTCGGGTAGACCACTGATCACCACAGATAACCCTGGTTGTAAGGAAACTGTTGATAAAGGCAAGAGTGGTTTTATTTATCACGGCGGTAATGTAGACGAGCTTGTTGAGACTGTAGAGAAGTTCCTTAATATGCAAAATGAAGAACGCAAAGCGATGGGACTGGTCGGTCGAGCAAAGGTTGGAAAAGAATTTAGCAGACAGATCGTTGTGAAGGCGTATCTAGAGAAAATCGGAGAGATATTAGCGAACTCCCAATAA